From Amphiprion ocellaris isolate individual 3 ecotype Okinawa chromosome 2, ASM2253959v1, whole genome shotgun sequence, a single genomic window includes:
- the eps15 gene encoding epidermal growth factor receptor substrate 15 isoform X1 has translation MAAALSLTQLSSGNPIYDKYYRQVDPTGSGRVAAADAALFLKRSGLADLVLGKIWDLADSERKGSLNKQQFFIALRLVACAQNGLEVALKSLNVAVPPPKFHDTSSPLLAGGGGVDIPWVVKPEEKMKFDSIFDSLGPVGGMLSGEKVKPVLLNSKLPVDILGRVWELSDLDRDGMLDKDEFSVAMYLVYRALEGEPVPMSLPPPLVPPSKRKKPAVPPVMPLLPSPPSVKDSRSSHAGSKTIPPPPKPAPAPAPTPAAAPWVVSPADKTKYDELFSKTDGDMDGLVSGPEVRDIFLKTGLPSATLARIWELCDIGDIGKLTREQFALALHLINLKLTKGLDPPQSLSPEMIPPSDRQNIKQNNAVNLAADFSAIKELDSLSNEIVELQREKSSVEEEIKEKEEAIRERSCEVQDLQDDVAKESGELQRLQSQRQKVQEALEELDQQKGSLEEQLTHIRQQTSQETQLISSLQSEHEDQEQRICQYEEELVQAREELLALQEESRRLQEKVQAAQEQLTPLQESVRDSFTQVAQVQQKLNDLQVEERSVTAQLSWKRALEDSSPVMVNGSVGPTAELHQVDLFHQDLFQDNQPNELKEEEAAAVCSLQKEHSDQKEKEGGNEKEDEEEKEEESPKTPEEEKLKPDALDDLYTSLASTDLYNSLSTLGKPRENAVREQNSPAPIVSSETTDDAEESPDSPLKVASPEPENKDEPTDLTETPASLPPQVGPRSMPPQTSPPSLPEMDFFHSDPFTDHDPFKDDPFGKTDTADPFGGDPFKGSDPFAADSFFTQPSGTTFSSEDPFAASADPFGTTAGVPEPDLFAAKLNDSAAAPAAGPDPFTSKPTNPTSKDPFSSTANNVADSDPFGGKANAVGEADPFGSQDGGSDPFSCSSPSSDLAVKDIAATNDPFAPGGTTVNATSDADPFAAVFGNESFGGGFADFSALAKSNGADQFGINNKNLFQEDSQSSSSDVPPALPPKTGTPTRPPPPPPGKRSSISRTESSDSFQRRGHFLGQTSGDCSSSSSSSSLPAKDPIADPFAPSSPPRHSVREADRFASFDKYPTEEDMIEWAKRESEREEKERLARLTQQEQEDLELAIALSKSELS, from the exons CAATTCTTCATAGCGTTGCGGTTGGTGGCTTGCGCTCAAAATGGCCTGGAGGTGGCGCTCAAGAGTCTTAACGTGGCCGTTCCTCCCCCGAAATTT CATGACACAAGCAGCCCGCTGTtagcaggaggaggaggcgtcGACATCCCCTGGGTCGTCAAG CCTGAGGAGAAGATGAAGTTCGACTCCATCTTTGACAGTCTGGGTCCAGTCGGAGGGATGCTGTCAGGAGAGAAGGTCAAGCCCGTCCTGCTAAACTCCAAATTGCCGGTGGACATCCTGGGCAGG GTGTGGGAGCTCAGTGACCTCGACAGAGACGGCATGTTGGACAAAGATGAGTTTTCTGTG GCCATGTATCTGGTGTACAGAGCTCTGGAGGGCGAGCCTGTCCCCATGTCCCTACCGCCTCCCCTGGTTCCACCCTCTAAGAGGAAAAAACCCGCCGTGCCTCCCGTGATGCCCCTGTTACCCTCGCCCCCCTCCGTCAAAGACAGTCGCTCCTCCCACGCCGGCTCCAAGACCATTCCCCCTCCTCCTAAACCCGCTCCAGCTCCTGCCCCTACACCCGCCGCTGCCCCT TGGGTAGTTTCACCAGCAGACAAAACCAAATATGACGAGTTGTTCAGCAAGACGGATGGCGACATGGACGGTTTGGTGTCTGGACCTGAAGTCAGAGATATTTTCCTCAAGACCGGGCTGCCGTCTGCGACGCTCGCACGTATTTG GGAGCTGTGTGACATCGGAGATATCGGAAAACTGACCCGAGAACAGTTTGCTCTGGCGCTTCATCTAATCAATCTGAAGCTGACCAAAGGCCTGGACCCTCCGCAGAGTCTCTCCCCGGAGATGATTCCTCCCTCGGACAGACAGAACATCAAACAG aatAATGCAGTAAACCTGGCAGCTGACTTCTCTGCAATTAAGGAGCTGGACTCTCTCAGTAACGAGATTGTTGAGCTACAAAG AGAGAAGAGCTCCGTGGAGGAGGAGAtcaaggagaaggaggaggccATCCGAGAGCGCAGCTGTGAAGTGCAG GACCTTCAGGATGACGTGGCCAAAGAGAGCGGGGAGCTGCAGCGACTCCAGTCTCAGCGTCAGAAGGTTCAGGAGGCTTTGGAGGAGCTGGACCAGCAGAAGGGCTCCCTGGAGGAGCAGCTCACCCACATCCGCCAGCAGACCAGCCAAGAAACTCAGCTT ATCTCGTCTCTGCAGTCGGAGCACGAGGACCAGGAGCAGAGGATATGTCAGTATGAGGAGGAGCTGGTCCAGGCccgagaggagctgctggctcTGCAGGAGGAGAGCAGGAGGCTGCAGGAGAAAGTCCAGGCGGCTCAGGAGCAGCTCACTCCTCTGCAGGAGTCTGTGCGAGACTCCTTCACACAAGTTGCACAG GTTCAACAGAAACTAAATGACCTTCAGGTGGAGGAGAGGTCGGTGACGGCTCAGCTCAGCTGGAAGAGAGCCCTGGAGGACAGTTCCCCCGTTATGGTTAACGGATCGGTGGGCCCCACTGCAGAGCTGCACCAGGTTGACCTCTTCCACCAGGACCTGTTCCAGGACAACCAGCCGAATGAGCTGAAGGAGGAAGAAGCAGCTGCAGTCTGCAGTCTGCAGAAAGAACATTCAGatcagaaagagaaagaaggaggcaatgagaaagaagatgaagaggagaaggaggaagaaagtcCAAAGACtccagaggaggagaagctgaaaCCTGATGCCTTGGATGATCTCTACACCAGTCTGGCCTCCACCGATTTGTACAACAGTCTGTCGACACTTGGCAAGCCGCGGGAGAACGCTGTGAGG GAACAGAACAGTCCTGCACCCATCGTCTCCAGTGAGACCACAGATGATGCAGAAGAATCGCCAGACAGTCCACTGAAG GTTGCATCACCAGAGCCAGagaacaaagacgagccgaCGGATTTGACAGAAACACCGGCTTCGTTACCGCCTCAGGTCGGCCCTCGATCGATGCCGCCGCAGACCAGCCCCCCATCCCTCCCTGAGATGGACTTCTTCCATTCAGACCCTTTTACTGACC ATGATCCATTCAAGGATGATCCTTTTGGAAAAACAGATACTGCAG aTCCATTTGGGGGAGATCCATTCAAAGGCAGTGACCCGTTCGCTGCAGACTCTTTCTTCACTCAGCCCTCCGGCACCACCTTTTCCTCTGAGGACCCGTTCGCTGCTTCAGCTGATCCCTTCGGTACCACTGCTGGCGTGCCAGAACCCGACCTGTTTGCAGCCAAGCTGAACGACTCTGCAGCTGCACCGGCGGCAGGTCCCGATCCCTTCACCTCCAAACCCACCAACCCGACTTCCAAGGACCCGTTCAGCTCCACGGCCAACAACGTGGCAGATTCCGACCCGTTCGGAGGGAAGGCGAACGCCGTGGGGGAGGCGGATCCGTTTGGTTCTCAGGACGGAGGGTCGGATCCGTTCAGCTGCTCTTCACCAAGCTCTGATCTGGCAGTG aagGACATTGCAGCGACCAATGACCCCTTTGCTCCAGGTGGTACGACAGTGAACGCCACTTCAGATGCAG ATCcgtttgctgctgtgtttggaaATGAATCGTTTGGAGGCGGCTTTGCAGATTTCAGTGCCTTGGCAAAG TCAAACGGTGCCGATCAGTTTGGCATCAACAACAAGAATCTGTTCCAGGAGGACAGTCAGAGTTCCAGCTCTGACGTCCCTCCGGCCCTGCCGCCGAAAACGGGTACGCCAACCAgaccccctcctccacctccag GTAAGAGATCGTCCATCTCTAGGACAGAGTCCTCCGACTCCTTCCAGCGACGAGGTCACTTCCTGGGCCAGACCTCAGGCgactgctcctcctcttcctcctcctcctccctgcctgCAAAGGACCCCATAGCCGACCCCTTCGCCCCGTCCTCCCCTCCTCGCCACAGCGTACGGGAAGCTGACCGATTTGCCAGCTTTGACAAA TATCCGACCGAGGAAGACATGATCGAGTGGGCAAAGCGCGAGAGCGAGCGAGAAGAAAAGGAGCGACTGGCAAGGCTCACCCAGCAGGAACAAGAAGACCTGGAGCTGGCCATCGCCCTCAGCAAGTCTGAACTGTCCTGA
- the eps15 gene encoding epidermal growth factor receptor substrate 15 isoform X2 gives MAAALSLTQLSSGNPIYDKYYRQVDPTGSGRVAAADAALFLKRSGLADLVLGKIWDLADSERKGSLNKQQFFIALRLVACAQNGLEVALKSLNVAVPPPKFHDTSSPLLAGGGGVDIPWVVKPEEKMKFDSIFDSLGPVGGMLSGEKVKPVLLNSKLPVDILGRVWELSDLDRDGMLDKDEFSVAMYLVYRALEGEPVPMSLPPPLVPPSKRKKPAVPPVMPLLPSPPSVKDSRSSHAGSKTIPPPPKPAPAPAPTPAAAPWVVSPADKTKYDELFSKTDGDMDGLVSGPEVRDIFLKTGLPSATLARIWELCDIGDIGKLTREQFALALHLINLKLTKGLDPPQSLSPEMIPPSDRQNIKQNNAVNLAADFSAIKELDSLSNEIVELQREKSSVEEEIKEKEEAIRERSCEVQDLQDDVAKESGELQRLQSQRQKVQEALEELDQQKGSLEEQLTHIRQQTSQETQLISSLQSEHEDQEQRICQYEEELVQAREELLALQEESRRLQEKVQAAQEQLTPLQESVRDSFTQVAQVQQKLNDLQVEERSVTAQLSWKRALEDSSPVMVNGSVGPTAELHQVDLFHQDLFQDNQPNELKEEEAAAVCSLQKEHSDQKEKEGGNEKEDEEEKEEESPKTPEEEKLKPDALDDLYTSLASTDLYNSLSTLGKPRENAVREQNSPAPIVSSETTDDAEESPDSPLKVASPEPENKDEPTDLTETPASLPPQVGPRSMPPQTSPPSLPEMDFFHSDPFTDHDPFKDDPFGKTDTADPFGGDPFKGSDPFAADSFFTQPSGTTFSSEDPFAASADPFGTTAGVPEPDLFAAKLNDSAAAPAAGPDPFTSKPTNPTSKDPFSSTANNVADSDPFGGKANAVGEADPFGSQDGGSDPFSCSSPSSDLAVKDIAATNDPFAPGGTTVNATSDADPFAAVFGNESFGGGFADFSALAKSNGADQFGINNKNLFQEDSQSSSSDVPPALPPKTGTPTRPPPPPPVSDRGRHDRVGKARERARRKGATGKAHPAGTRRPGAGHRPQQV, from the exons CAATTCTTCATAGCGTTGCGGTTGGTGGCTTGCGCTCAAAATGGCCTGGAGGTGGCGCTCAAGAGTCTTAACGTGGCCGTTCCTCCCCCGAAATTT CATGACACAAGCAGCCCGCTGTtagcaggaggaggaggcgtcGACATCCCCTGGGTCGTCAAG CCTGAGGAGAAGATGAAGTTCGACTCCATCTTTGACAGTCTGGGTCCAGTCGGAGGGATGCTGTCAGGAGAGAAGGTCAAGCCCGTCCTGCTAAACTCCAAATTGCCGGTGGACATCCTGGGCAGG GTGTGGGAGCTCAGTGACCTCGACAGAGACGGCATGTTGGACAAAGATGAGTTTTCTGTG GCCATGTATCTGGTGTACAGAGCTCTGGAGGGCGAGCCTGTCCCCATGTCCCTACCGCCTCCCCTGGTTCCACCCTCTAAGAGGAAAAAACCCGCCGTGCCTCCCGTGATGCCCCTGTTACCCTCGCCCCCCTCCGTCAAAGACAGTCGCTCCTCCCACGCCGGCTCCAAGACCATTCCCCCTCCTCCTAAACCCGCTCCAGCTCCTGCCCCTACACCCGCCGCTGCCCCT TGGGTAGTTTCACCAGCAGACAAAACCAAATATGACGAGTTGTTCAGCAAGACGGATGGCGACATGGACGGTTTGGTGTCTGGACCTGAAGTCAGAGATATTTTCCTCAAGACCGGGCTGCCGTCTGCGACGCTCGCACGTATTTG GGAGCTGTGTGACATCGGAGATATCGGAAAACTGACCCGAGAACAGTTTGCTCTGGCGCTTCATCTAATCAATCTGAAGCTGACCAAAGGCCTGGACCCTCCGCAGAGTCTCTCCCCGGAGATGATTCCTCCCTCGGACAGACAGAACATCAAACAG aatAATGCAGTAAACCTGGCAGCTGACTTCTCTGCAATTAAGGAGCTGGACTCTCTCAGTAACGAGATTGTTGAGCTACAAAG AGAGAAGAGCTCCGTGGAGGAGGAGAtcaaggagaaggaggaggccATCCGAGAGCGCAGCTGTGAAGTGCAG GACCTTCAGGATGACGTGGCCAAAGAGAGCGGGGAGCTGCAGCGACTCCAGTCTCAGCGTCAGAAGGTTCAGGAGGCTTTGGAGGAGCTGGACCAGCAGAAGGGCTCCCTGGAGGAGCAGCTCACCCACATCCGCCAGCAGACCAGCCAAGAAACTCAGCTT ATCTCGTCTCTGCAGTCGGAGCACGAGGACCAGGAGCAGAGGATATGTCAGTATGAGGAGGAGCTGGTCCAGGCccgagaggagctgctggctcTGCAGGAGGAGAGCAGGAGGCTGCAGGAGAAAGTCCAGGCGGCTCAGGAGCAGCTCACTCCTCTGCAGGAGTCTGTGCGAGACTCCTTCACACAAGTTGCACAG GTTCAACAGAAACTAAATGACCTTCAGGTGGAGGAGAGGTCGGTGACGGCTCAGCTCAGCTGGAAGAGAGCCCTGGAGGACAGTTCCCCCGTTATGGTTAACGGATCGGTGGGCCCCACTGCAGAGCTGCACCAGGTTGACCTCTTCCACCAGGACCTGTTCCAGGACAACCAGCCGAATGAGCTGAAGGAGGAAGAAGCAGCTGCAGTCTGCAGTCTGCAGAAAGAACATTCAGatcagaaagagaaagaaggaggcaatgagaaagaagatgaagaggagaaggaggaagaaagtcCAAAGACtccagaggaggagaagctgaaaCCTGATGCCTTGGATGATCTCTACACCAGTCTGGCCTCCACCGATTTGTACAACAGTCTGTCGACACTTGGCAAGCCGCGGGAGAACGCTGTGAGG GAACAGAACAGTCCTGCACCCATCGTCTCCAGTGAGACCACAGATGATGCAGAAGAATCGCCAGACAGTCCACTGAAG GTTGCATCACCAGAGCCAGagaacaaagacgagccgaCGGATTTGACAGAAACACCGGCTTCGTTACCGCCTCAGGTCGGCCCTCGATCGATGCCGCCGCAGACCAGCCCCCCATCCCTCCCTGAGATGGACTTCTTCCATTCAGACCCTTTTACTGACC ATGATCCATTCAAGGATGATCCTTTTGGAAAAACAGATACTGCAG aTCCATTTGGGGGAGATCCATTCAAAGGCAGTGACCCGTTCGCTGCAGACTCTTTCTTCACTCAGCCCTCCGGCACCACCTTTTCCTCTGAGGACCCGTTCGCTGCTTCAGCTGATCCCTTCGGTACCACTGCTGGCGTGCCAGAACCCGACCTGTTTGCAGCCAAGCTGAACGACTCTGCAGCTGCACCGGCGGCAGGTCCCGATCCCTTCACCTCCAAACCCACCAACCCGACTTCCAAGGACCCGTTCAGCTCCACGGCCAACAACGTGGCAGATTCCGACCCGTTCGGAGGGAAGGCGAACGCCGTGGGGGAGGCGGATCCGTTTGGTTCTCAGGACGGAGGGTCGGATCCGTTCAGCTGCTCTTCACCAAGCTCTGATCTGGCAGTG aagGACATTGCAGCGACCAATGACCCCTTTGCTCCAGGTGGTACGACAGTGAACGCCACTTCAGATGCAG ATCcgtttgctgctgtgtttggaaATGAATCGTTTGGAGGCGGCTTTGCAGATTTCAGTGCCTTGGCAAAG TCAAACGGTGCCGATCAGTTTGGCATCAACAACAAGAATCTGTTCCAGGAGGACAGTCAGAGTTCCAGCTCTGACGTCCCTCCGGCCCTGCCGCCGAAAACGGGTACGCCAACCAgaccccctcctccacctccag TATCCGACCGAGGAAGACATGATCGAGTGGGCAAAGCGCGAGAGCGAGCGAGAAGAAAAGGAGCGACTGGCAAGGCTCACCCAGCAGGAACAAGAAGACCTGGAGCTGGCCATCGCCCTCAGCAAGTCTGA